The genomic interval aatgattcgGCAACAATTGTCACTGGTGGAAACAAGCGGAAAAAGTCATCCTCATCCAAACCAGCACTaccaaggaaaaaaatggCTCCAAGATCACCAGTGTGGCAACATTTCACTAGAATTCCAAATGATCATACAAAGTGTAAATGCAACTACTGTAGTCAAGAATTTGAATGTGGGACGGTCGGGTACGGGACTAGCACTTTGAGAACTCATAACCGTGAAAGATGTCAAAAGTTCAAGGACTTGCAAAATGACCAAACAATATTAACTTAAGATGTTGGTAGTGATGAAGTTGTAGCAAGAGGATTTAGTCAAGAAGCTTGTAGACGGGCAACCGTGAAAATGATTGTTCTTGAtgaatttcctttttctgttGTGGAGAATCCGGGTTTTAGACATTTTTGTAGTGTTGCAGCTCCGAGATATCTTCTCCCATCACAAAGAACCATTAGTAGGGATACTCTTGAGATGTATTTAGAGGACAAGGCTAAGTTGAAGAGTTTATTGGCTGGGAATAAGCAGAGAGTATCTTTGACCATGGATATTTGGACTTCCATTACAACAGCTAGCTACATGGTCATCACCGCTCACTTTATTGATAGAGATTGGAACTTACATAGGAAGATTATCAATTTTAACACTGTTAATGATCATTCATCAGAGACCATTGGTAAGCAActtgaaaaatgtttaattGACTGGGGTATCGAGCGAGTGTTTACTGTAACTGTTGACAATGCAAGTCCAAATGAGGGTGCTCTTAGGTACTTGATTGATAGAGTGAGACTTGGAGGGATGATGGCTTAGTGTTGAATAAAGATTATTTGCATGTTCGTTGATGTGCACACATATTGAATTTGATCGTTACTGAAGGGTTGAAGGAATTAGAGCAGAGTATAGTTAGTGTTCGGAATGCGGTGAAGTATGTGAGATCTTCCATTGCTAGGATGCAAGCATTTCAAATTCGTGTGCAACAAGAGCAGATTAAATGTCGAGGAAGTGTGATTTTGGATTGTCTCACTAGGTGGAATTCTACATATTCCATGTTGAATAcgacattaaaatttaagccaGCATTTGATCGAATGGCACTTGAAGATAAGCTTTATGATGCTTATTTCAATGAAAAAGATGGTGGGAAGAAGAAAAGGGAGGGACCCCCATTGTACAGTGATTAGGAAAATACTCGACACAGGCAAGTTTTTAAAGACGTTTTATGATGCGACTTTGCagttttcttcatctttgaagGTAACAtcaaatctttattaaatttttttaatttttgatatataataatatgatGAAGTGtattttagctttattaacattgtttttatttatataatagaatacaaaagacaattaaaaaaaaaagaaattctataagctatattatattttctatgagctatattttttttaatttttgatatataataatatgatgaagtttattttagctttattaacattattatttttaggtgACATCAAATCTTTGTTACAATTTGATATGTCGAATTGAACAATCTTTGGGATCATTGTCCACTAGTAACGATAGTCTTTTGAGTTTCATGGCAattaaaatgaaggaaaaatttaAGGGTTATTATCagaaacctcccctgaggtttagCGTATTCTCAGTTTGAGAGATTGTATTCGCGTATTATCAGTCACCTTCCCTGACGTTAGTATACCGTTTAGTATAATTTGAGTTGGTGAGGATAAAATGGTAATAGaactcattaataataaaaaattctaacaaactttaaattatCACATTGGATTCCGAGAATGATTTGAAGTTTGTTCAAATCCATTGggtttaaaatcaaatcaagcaTTTAACTAAAAGATATTACCActccaccaaaaaaaaaaaatggtttgatGTTCGTTCATATCCATTGAGTAAAAACCAGAAGCAAGCATTTAACCAAAAGATACTATCAATCCacccaaaaagaaagagaaatgggCATCTCCCTGCTCAACTCAAACCAACGCTACCGAGAACAACATTCCATCCATTTTCTCCATCTCTGTTATGCTTTAGTAGAGAAAGAGTGCCATAAGCAAGAAACAATGACGACAAACCCAAAGACGCCAACACCAGGAACGACTGAATCACGACCACCAGGTGGAAGAAGACTGACCAGTGAGTTTTTTCGTCGACCCACAAACAACCCCAACTCGTCTGAGCCACGAAAAAGGTATGAAAATAAGCACACCTTTTATAAAAGCAAAACCCATAACCTTACTTGTTCATGCTCTGAAATGATGATGTAATGGTTATTGCTTCGTATGTGTACTGTTAAAGtggccaaattttttttttgaactcaTTTAGAACATTTAGTAACGAGATTATGGTTTCAGATCCCCAATTGAGCAATTCCATATTTCGTTGGATAAAGAGGCTGAATTTGAGTGGTTTGACCTTGCTGAAGTGAATGAAATTATAGTGCCTGACTTGAATGAAGCCGTAATAACTTCAGAATTTGAGAGCAGTAGTGTTATTGTAGAAGATTCATTCAAAAAGCGGCAGCCAATTAAGATTGTACGAGATGGGTCAACTAAGAATATAACTATTGATGATTGTGTAGGGTGTGAAGAAATGGTGGACAGTGATAGTGGGGATGATGTtggaaataataatacttgGGATGCTGGTTTAGATGACTACGAATCAACAGACGATAGTGGTTTAAACTCAGATATGTTGTCAGATGATGAAGTTCAGGATGCATGTAATAGATATGAGGCCAATTCAGGGGGTATTGAGTTCAATATAGATGGGGAAAGGATTATGTTGAGAGTTGGAGCAGTGTATAGGAACGTGGATGAGTTTAAGAATGTGGTGAAAGTTTTTGCGATAGAAAATGGTTTTAGGCTGAAAAgggtaaaaaatgaaaagagtatAATCACACTGGCATGTGTAGCAGTAGGTTGTACTTGGAGGGTTCACGCAAGTCCAAATTGGAATGGTAAACACTTTCAAATCAAAACATTCCAGCCTAAACACATTTGTGCTAGAGGTAATGATAACTACGAAGCAAATTCAACTTGGATTGCTGCAACATTTCTTCATCTATTTAGAGCCAACCCTCAACTAAATATTGAAGTAATAATAAGTGAGCTGCTTAGGAGATTTGGTATTAAATGTAGTAATCAGCGGTTGTATAGGGCTAAGAACAAGGCATTGGAGCTGTTAGGGCAGGACCATAAGGCCAACTATACCAAACTATACAGGTATATGCATGCAATTCTCATCTCTAATCCTGGTTCAACTGTAACTATAGATAGAGATTGGTTAGGTGGTGGGCAAAACCCTCATTTTCAAAGGTTCTTTGTTATGTTTGATGCAAATAGGAGGGGGTTCTTTGAGGGGTGTAGACAGTTTATAGGGCTTGATGATTGTCATCTAAAGGGGTTATATAAAGGTGTATTGTTGTCTGCAGTTAGTATAGATCCTAATAATGGTATCTACCCACTAGCAATGTGTGTTGTTGAGAGTGAAAATACTAACTCTTGGGTGTactttatgaataaattatatgagCAGATAGGCTGTAATAATGGTAGTGGGTTGTGTTTCATGAGTGATAGGCAGAGGGGAATTTTAAATGCTTTGGAGATAGTGTTTCCTAAATCTTTGAAAAGGTATTGTTGTAGGCATATATATGCTAACTTCAAGCAGAACTTTCCTAGTGTACTATTACGTAATTCATTCTGGAAAGCTTGTAGAAGTTCAAACCTAGCAGACTTCAACACTCACATGTTTGAGTTGAATAATATTCATTCTGCAACACATGATTGGCTGATACAGATTCCAGTTTGTTGTTGGGCTAAGCATAAATTTCCAATGCACACAAAATGCTCCCATATGACTAACAACATGTCAAAGTCATTCAACAACTGGATCAATAATTTTAGGGGATTGCCTATTGTTAGGATGGTAGAAGAGATAAGAAAAAAGGTGATGAATCTAATTCATAGAAGGTATGAGCAGGTTGTCATGTGTCAAGATGAACTGCCACCACAAGTTAGGAGGAGAATACTAGATGGAAGGGTGAAGTCCAGGTCCATGTCAGTTATATTTGGGCATAATGATACCTTTGAAGTTATGGAGGATgtttccaaaagaaaatttgtcaATTTAAAGGCCAAGGAGTGTGATTGTGTGGAGTGGCAATTGTCTGGTTTGCCTTATGCTCATGCACTATATTTCATTGATGCTATGAGGTACAACGTCAATGATTTTGTGCATCCTTTATTGAAGAATGAAGCATTGAAGAAGACTTATAAGCATCAGTACTATCCAATGCCTGATGAAAGTAGGTGGCCTTTTGAATTGCATGATAACATGCTTCCACCTATAATCATTAGAACTGCTGGCAGGCCTCAAACGAAGAGGAGAAGAGAGGCGGATGAAAACATGGCATTCAAGAGGAGTTCCAGTGTTAGGTGCAGTAATTACGAAGAGTGGGGGCATAATGTGAGGACATGCAAAGTTGATAAGGGTtcaaaaaaatgacaaaaatgaaaaatttaaagtcaACACAGGTTACTTTGTgtaattataagttttgaagttctctttatttaaatttccaGCTTATATATCTGTTTAATAATCTCATGATCTGTTTACACTTCAACTCAAGGGAAATGGAT from Citrus sinensis cultivar Valencia sweet orange chromosome 9, DVS_A1.0, whole genome shotgun sequence carries:
- the LOC102611373 gene encoding uncharacterized protein LOC102611373, with the protein product MCVVESENTNSWVYFMNKLYEQIGCNNGSGLCFMSDRQRGILNALEIVFPKSLKRYCCRHIYANFKQNFPSVLLRNSFWKACRSSNLADFNTHMFELNNIHSATHDWLIQIPVCCWAKHKFPMHTKCSHMTNNMSKSFNNWINNFRGLPIVRMVEEIRKKVMNLIHRRYEQVVMCQDELPPQVRRRILDGRVKSRSMSVIFGHNDTFEVMEDVSKRKFVNLKAKECDCVEWQLSGLPYAHALYFIDAMRYNVNDFVHPLLKNEALKKTYKHQYYPMPDESRWPFELHDNMLPPIIIRTAGRPQTKRRREADENMAFKRSSSVRCSNYEEWGHNVRTCKVDKGSKK